The following proteins are encoded in a genomic region of Streptococcus sp. 29892:
- a CDS encoding recombinase family protein, with translation MSVKKIRVNKQKHKKRVCAYIRVSTTNGSQLESLENQKQYFENLYSNRDDIDFVGVYHDRGISGSKDNRPNFQAMIEVCRKGMIDVIHTKSIARFARNTITVLEISRELKAIGVDIFFEEQNIHTLSSEGEVMLSVLASIAEDELRSMSGNQRWAFQKKFQRGELVINTKRFLGYDIDENGELIINPEEAFIVRQIFALYLEGYGTHRIAKLLNEKGVATVTGAKWHDTTIRQMLSNEKYNGSVLLQKYFHDGVNGPKKLNRGELEQYFIEDNHEAIISMKEWQAVQDKLNSSRWQQGRNKTYKFTGLLKCQHCGTTLKRQVSYNKKIVWCCSKYIKEGKVACQGMRVPEADISNWIVTSLVTVIERDRNGEKYYSYTGQESADQCSTSGQKENQSSRILSSVHRPRRTAIKL, from the coding sequence ATGTCCGTAAAGAAGATTAGAGTCAATAAACAAAAACACAAGAAGAGGGTCTGTGCCTACATTCGAGTTTCGACGACTAATGGAAGTCAGTTAGAATCGTTAGAAAATCAGAAACAGTATTTTGAAAACCTGTATTCCAATAGAGACGATATTGATTTTGTAGGTGTTTATCATGACAGAGGTATATCTGGTTCTAAGGATAATCGTCCAAATTTTCAAGCGATGATTGAAGTTTGTCGTAAAGGTATGATTGATGTTATCCACACCAAGTCTATTGCTCGATTTGCTAGAAACACGATTACAGTTCTTGAAATTAGTCGTGAACTGAAGGCAATAGGAGTAGACATATTCTTTGAGGAACAAAACATTCATACTCTTTCAAGTGAAGGGGAAGTGATGCTTTCAGTATTAGCTAGTATCGCGGAGGACGAGTTGAGGAGTATGAGTGGCAATCAACGCTGGGCATTCCAAAAGAAGTTTCAACGAGGAGAGCTAGTCATTAACACCAAGCGATTCTTAGGATATGACATAGATGAGAATGGTGAGTTGATTATCAATCCAGAAGAAGCTTTCATAGTCAGGCAAATATTTGCACTTTACCTTGAAGGGTATGGTACTCATCGTATTGCCAAACTGTTAAATGAAAAGGGCGTTGCGACTGTCACAGGTGCTAAATGGCATGACACCACAATCCGTCAAATGTTAAGCAATGAAAAATACAATGGTTCGGTCTTATTGCAGAAGTATTTTCACGATGGTGTGAATGGTCCTAAAAAATTGAATCGGGGTGAACTCGAACAATACTTTATAGAGGATAATCACGAAGCCATTATTTCTATGAAAGAATGGCAAGCAGTCCAGGACAAACTAAACAGTAGTAGATGGCAACAAGGTAGAAACAAAACCTATAAATTTACAGGGTTATTAAAGTGTCAGCATTGTGGTACGACTTTAAAGAGACAAGTTTCTTACAATAAAAAAATTGTTTGGTGCTGTTCCAAATACATTAAAGAGGGAAAAGTAGCTTGTCAGGGGATGCGTGTGCCAGAAGCAGATATCTCAAATTGGATAGTAACCTCGCTAGTAACAGTAATAGAAAGGGATAGAAATGGGGAAAAGTATTACAGTTATACCGGCCAAGAAAGTGCAGACCAGTGTTCAACATCAGGTCAGAAAGAAAATCAAAGTAGCCGCATATTGTCGAGTGTCCACCGACCAAGAAGAACAGCTATCAAGTTATGA
- a CDS encoding PBECR4 domain-containing protein, producing MESLLLSSARNYKKLLSKTYQIILGRKGQQTTLNLTFSEEHFVHLAGIHKLKSNADKV from the coding sequence ATGGAATCATTATTACTCTCATCCGCAAGAAATTATAAAAAACTCCTTTCAAAAACCTATCAAATTATTTTAGGACGAAAAGGACAGCAAACAACTCTCAATCTTACGTTTTCTGAGGAACATTTTGTACACTTAGCAGGTATACATAAGTTAAAATCCAATGCTGATAAAGTCTAG